In Argiope bruennichi chromosome X1, qqArgBrue1.1, whole genome shotgun sequence, a single window of DNA contains:
- the LOC129958571 gene encoding CD9 antigen-like: MAPHVDPATAWMKYILFTINFVIWVMGGAILGLGIWVRSDSDFWEYHRGLDIPQYYQACYVVITLGVIILIIGFFGCCGAALDSPCMLFTYFVILVIIVLMELTAAGLVWKHADGEKFQQFLTDSIKNAIDRSQREDMASLRFVELLQLHLECCGGYDKNDYHLDDIPQSCSSDRTNNVFIHGCGENIRRYLEQKAGAIGGVALGLVLVQILCLIFTGCLFCILREDSKDY, translated from the exons ATGGCACCCCACGTCGATCCGGCTACAGCATGGATGAAATACATACTTTTCACTATAAACTTTGTTATTTGG GTGATGGGAGGAGCCATATTAGGCCTTGGAATTTGGGTGAGAAGTGACTCCGATTTCTGGGAGTACCATCGAGGGCTGGATATTCCACAGTATTATCAAGCATGCTATGTGGTGATCACGCTAGGCGTTATCATCCTTATTATAGGCTTCTTTGGTTGTTGCGGTGCTGCTTTGGACAGTCCTTGCATGCTTTTTACG tATTTCGTCATTCTCGTGATAATTGTGCTTATGGAACTAACTGCTGCAGGTCTGGTGTGGAAACATGCTGATGGGGAAAAA tTTCAGCAATTTTTGACGGATTCGATAAAAAATGCGATTGACAGATCCCAACGGGAAGACATGGCATCTTTGCGATTTGTGGAATTGTTACAACTACAC tTGGAATGCTGTGGTGGTTACGATAAAAATGACTATCATTTAGATGATATCCCGCAATCCTGTAGCAGTGATCGAACAAATAATGTGTTCATTCAT GGTTGCGGAGAAAATATTCGTCGGTACCTTGAACAGAAGGCTGGTGCAATTGGAGGTGTGGCCCTTGGATTAGTCTTAGtccag